From a region of the Agrobacterium larrymoorei genome:
- a CDS encoding ABC transporter permease: protein MRDVLLFLRSNTLAVVGLLILLMLILAITIGPWITPYTPTKLDILHKLEGPTFAHWLGTDAFGRDVLTRIMYGGRATLTIGVGVVVIAFVIGVFFGMLAGFAGGWLDSIIMRIVDAILAFPALVLAIALAAAFGPSLQNAMLAVAITLAPQFARVARSQALSVSVKPYVEAAVSLGLPSHRILFRYVFVNGLGPLLVQSTLALGSAILQTASLGFLGLGAQPPMAEWGADVSANLQYVRSAAWVALAPGMAILLAVLSFNLIGDSLADWFNPRRRSELE from the coding sequence ATGCGCGACGTTCTTTTGTTCCTGAGAAGCAACACGCTGGCAGTCGTCGGCCTCCTGATCCTGCTGATGTTGATCCTCGCCATCACCATCGGCCCCTGGATCACGCCTTACACGCCGACCAAACTCGATATTCTGCACAAGCTGGAAGGCCCGACCTTCGCTCACTGGCTCGGCACGGATGCGTTTGGCCGCGATGTGCTGACGCGTATCATGTATGGAGGGCGCGCAACGCTCACCATCGGCGTCGGTGTGGTGGTGATTGCTTTCGTTATCGGCGTCTTCTTCGGCATGCTGGCGGGTTTTGCCGGAGGCTGGCTCGATAGCATCATCATGCGCATCGTTGATGCCATTCTGGCGTTTCCGGCTCTGGTGCTGGCCATTGCGCTCGCTGCGGCCTTCGGGCCAAGCCTGCAGAACGCCATGCTGGCTGTTGCGATAACGCTCGCGCCGCAGTTCGCCCGTGTGGCGCGAAGCCAGGCGCTCAGCGTTTCGGTGAAGCCCTATGTCGAGGCGGCAGTCTCGCTGGGTCTGCCATCCCATCGCATTCTGTTTCGCTATGTCTTCGTCAATGGTCTTGGACCGCTTCTGGTGCAATCTACCCTGGCGCTCGGCAGTGCCATTTTGCAGACGGCGAGCCTCGGCTTTCTCGGCCTCGGCGCGCAGCCGCCCATGGCGGAGTGGGGTGCGGATGTCTCCGCCAATCTTCAATATGTGCGAAGCGCCGCCTGGGTGGCACTCGCACCCGGCATGGCAATCCTGCTTGCGGTTCTGTCCTTTAACCTGATCGGCGACAGCCTCGCAGACTGGTTCAACCCACGCCGCCGTAGCGAGCTTGAGTGA
- a CDS encoding ABC transporter permease — MASFIIRRLIALIPVMCIVLVIVFSLVRMIPGDPAVTLLGPGATQEQISALRSQLDLDQPVVLQFVNYVLGLFQGDFGFSLKTGQPVAHEILSRLPATIELSVLAVIVAIIIGIPLGVLSATRPNSIFDHVTRIASLVGVSMPAFLLALILQLIFGTYLGWLPVSGRMSSFVTAQSVTGFAILDGIITGNFDAAWSAVQHLILPTAVLAAFLAATLGRFVRNTMLDVMGEDFIRTAKAKGLRRSDVILKHGLRNSLLPAITVIGLKFAEMLGGAILTETIFAWPGIGRYMFEAIKNRDYPVIQGTTLVFALLFVLTSIVVDLLYGVLDPRVRKKMK; from the coding sequence ATGGCGAGTTTCATCATACGCAGATTGATCGCGCTGATACCTGTCATGTGTATCGTGCTGGTCATCGTTTTCTCGCTTGTTCGCATGATACCCGGCGATCCGGCGGTCACGCTCCTCGGACCCGGCGCGACGCAGGAACAGATTTCGGCTTTGCGGTCCCAGCTCGATCTCGATCAGCCCGTTGTTCTCCAATTCGTCAATTACGTCCTTGGGCTCTTTCAGGGCGATTTCGGCTTTTCGCTGAAAACCGGTCAGCCTGTTGCGCATGAAATCCTCTCCCGCTTGCCCGCCACCATCGAGCTTTCGGTTCTCGCTGTCATCGTTGCCATCATCATCGGCATTCCTCTTGGCGTGCTGTCTGCCACGCGGCCAAACTCGATTTTCGATCACGTCACACGCATCGCATCGCTGGTCGGCGTCTCGATGCCTGCCTTTCTGCTGGCGCTCATCCTGCAATTGATCTTCGGGACCTATCTGGGATGGCTGCCTGTTTCAGGCCGGATGAGTTCCTTCGTCACAGCGCAGTCCGTGACCGGATTTGCCATTCTGGACGGCATCATTACGGGCAACTTCGATGCGGCGTGGAGTGCTGTCCAGCATCTGATATTGCCGACCGCCGTTCTCGCAGCCTTCCTTGCCGCCACGCTTGGCCGCTTCGTTCGCAACACGATGCTGGATGTGATGGGTGAAGATTTCATTCGCACAGCGAAGGCCAAAGGCTTGCGGCGCAGCGATGTCATTCTCAAGCATGGCCTGCGCAACTCGCTGCTGCCAGCCATTACCGTCATAGGCCTGAAGTTCGCGGAGATGCTGGGCGGTGCCATCCTCACCGAAACGATCTTTGCGTGGCCCGGTATCGGACGTTACATGTTCGAAGCCATCAAGAACCGGGATTACCCCGTCATTCAGGGAACGACGCTCGTTTTTGCGCTGCTCTTCGTGCTGACATCCATCGTTGTGGATCTGTTGTACGGCGTTCTGGATCCACGTGTGCGGAAGAAGATGAAGTAA
- a CDS encoding ABC transporter substrate-binding protein: protein MNIWKGFTAAAVALPILAGAASANAQEQLKTLVVAVPSDPVSLEPGTNKAEPVGSEIILNVFDTLVAWTAPDFTKLEGRLANNWTVSPDGKEFSFKLREGVKFQDGTPFDAAAVKFSLERTKASNPYVKATFDLIKDIAVVSPTEVKITLSAPYPAFLSILAQPQSAIVSPTAVQKFGDKFASNPVGTGPFVFKAAQADTNVVLEANPDYFRGAPKLSKIIYRVIPDASTRRLELESGGVDVVQQQGQLSAIAAEDIEALKSNKDIKVIESSSQIIRQLEFNNKKTDGPFANVKVREAITHAIDYDGLLQGVFGGTAERVYGPLTSNSWAFNPKMKELAPAYDPELAKKLLAEAKVDPSSISLKLYSFQGPLWGAVATFVQANLADIGINATIEQTEFPALRALQTSGQFDVALDGRQPWYNDPDAHITIGYLSSLADTAMTFRMPQDKALDNLILKAQQTPDMEARKTLYFQVQEEIAKRVPAAYLFSPKLIVFARANVEGLVVNSAPPLNEYWSVYKK, encoded by the coding sequence ATGAATATCTGGAAAGGATTTACAGCAGCCGCTGTGGCTTTGCCGATTTTGGCGGGCGCAGCGAGTGCGAATGCGCAGGAGCAGTTGAAGACGCTGGTGGTGGCCGTGCCTTCCGATCCGGTCAGCCTGGAGCCCGGCACCAACAAGGCGGAGCCTGTCGGCAGCGAAATCATCCTCAATGTTTTCGATACGCTGGTCGCCTGGACGGCACCTGATTTTACCAAGCTCGAAGGACGGCTCGCCAATAACTGGACCGTTTCACCGGACGGCAAGGAGTTCAGCTTCAAGCTGCGTGAAGGCGTGAAGTTCCAGGATGGAACGCCCTTCGATGCTGCCGCGGTCAAGTTTTCGCTGGAGCGCACCAAGGCCTCCAACCCTTACGTGAAAGCGACATTCGATCTGATCAAGGACATCGCCGTCGTCTCACCGACGGAAGTCAAGATCACGCTGTCTGCGCCATATCCCGCATTCCTGTCTATTCTGGCGCAGCCGCAGTCTGCGATTGTCAGTCCGACGGCGGTTCAGAAGTTCGGCGACAAGTTCGCTTCGAACCCGGTCGGAACCGGCCCCTTCGTCTTCAAGGCCGCGCAGGCCGATACGAATGTCGTGCTTGAAGCCAACCCCGATTATTTCCGCGGCGCGCCTAAGCTGTCCAAGATCATCTACCGCGTCATCCCGGATGCTTCCACCCGCCGGCTGGAGCTTGAAAGCGGCGGCGTTGATGTCGTGCAGCAGCAGGGGCAGCTATCGGCAATCGCGGCGGAAGATATCGAGGCGCTGAAGTCCAATAAGGACATCAAGGTCATCGAAAGCTCGAGCCAGATCATCCGCCAGCTCGAGTTCAACAACAAAAAGACGGACGGACCTTTTGCCAATGTTAAGGTGCGTGAGGCGATTACCCACGCCATTGATTATGACGGCCTGTTGCAGGGCGTTTTCGGTGGAACGGCGGAGCGCGTTTATGGGCCGCTGACATCCAACAGCTGGGCCTTCAATCCGAAAATGAAGGAACTGGCTCCGGCTTATGATCCTGAACTTGCCAAGAAACTGCTTGCAGAGGCGAAAGTCGATCCGTCTTCGATCTCTCTCAAACTCTACAGCTTCCAAGGCCCGCTCTGGGGCGCAGTCGCAACCTTCGTTCAGGCAAACCTTGCGGATATCGGCATCAACGCTACCATCGAACAGACCGAATTCCCCGCGCTACGCGCGCTTCAGACCTCCGGTCAGTTCGACGTAGCGCTGGATGGACGTCAGCCCTGGTACAACGATCCCGATGCGCATATCACCATCGGCTACCTGTCCTCGCTTGCCGATACGGCCATGACTTTCCGCATGCCGCAGGACAAGGCGCTGGATAACTTGATCCTGAAGGCACAGCAGACGCCGGATATGGAAGCCCGCAAGACGCTTTACTTCCAGGTGCAGGAGGAAATCGCCAAGCGTGTACCCGCGGCCTACCTCTTCAGCCCTAAGCTGATCGTGTTTGCGCGTGCCAATGTCGAAGGTCTCGTCGTCAACAGCGCGCCGCCGCTGAACGAATACTGGTCGGTTTACAAGAAATAA
- a CDS encoding sulfurtransferase, with protein sequence MADDIRKSVLLTPVELQALREAGEDVTVLAVHSINPYTGEPSFSGLRIEGAIDTEAYSDFQSPATVEGGQRPLPDIKVLEQKARRWGLRKESTIVVYDGDRSMTAARAWWVLKWAGLPDVRVLDGGFRAWQVAGLPVNDVVASPTPSNIELSTGNMPELDADGSLKLATDGVLLDARIRPNYIGGPAVEGQPPRGHIPYAVSAPAPDNVTDYGNFTDSATLTEMYRALGVDGSSEVGVYCGAGMSAAHTVLALAAIGVRASMYPGSWSAWVSDPSRPVVFGADPA encoded by the coding sequence ATGGCTGATGATATCCGCAAATCCGTTCTTCTGACACCCGTGGAGTTGCAAGCTCTCCGGGAGGCCGGTGAAGATGTGACGGTTCTGGCTGTCCATTCCATCAATCCCTACACCGGTGAGCCGTCTTTCAGTGGTCTTCGCATTGAAGGCGCAATCGATACGGAAGCCTATAGTGATTTCCAGTCCCCCGCGACGGTAGAGGGCGGTCAGCGGCCATTGCCCGATATCAAGGTGCTGGAGCAAAAGGCGCGCCGCTGGGGATTGCGCAAGGAAAGCACTATCGTCGTCTATGACGGCGACCGTAGTATGACGGCTGCGCGCGCCTGGTGGGTTCTGAAATGGGCAGGTCTTCCGGATGTCAGGGTTCTGGATGGCGGCTTTCGCGCATGGCAGGTTGCCGGGCTTCCCGTCAACGATGTCGTTGCCTCGCCCACTCCAAGTAACATCGAGCTTTCTACCGGCAATATGCCGGAACTCGATGCCGATGGCTCTCTCAAGCTTGCAACGGACGGTGTTCTGCTCGATGCGCGTATCCGACCGAATTACATCGGCGGTCCAGCCGTTGAAGGGCAGCCGCCAAGAGGGCATATTCCTTATGCGGTCAGTGCGCCAGCGCCCGATAACGTCACCGACTACGGCAATTTCACCGACAGCGCGACGCTTACGGAAATGTACCGAGCGCTCGGTGTCGATGGCTCTTCAGAGGTAGGGGTTTATTGTGGGGCGGGCATGTCTGCCGCTCACACAGTACTTGCGCTGGCGGCGATTGGCGTGCGTGCTTCCATGTATCCCGGCTCATGGTCGGCCTGGGTCTCTGACCCGTCACGACCAGTCGTGTTCGGCGCGGATCCGGCTTGA
- a CDS encoding ABC transporter ATP-binding protein yields the protein MSILTVENLTTSFRRNGVWTPVVNDVSFAVDAGETVAIVGESGSGKSVTAMSIMRLLPEKNSRVSGSIKLDGRELLTLPEKDMQDIRGNQIAMIFQEPMTSLNPVMTVGRQIAEAMRRHRQIGMSAAKAETIKLLDRVRIPSSTKRFDEYPHELSGGTLQRVMIAMALSCRPKLLIADEPTTALDVTVQAEILQLIKSLQDEENMGVLFITHDMGVVAEIADRTLVMFRSRALEAGPTEEIFDHPANGYTRALLSAVPKLGSMADHAQPATFPLVDVETGQVIPEKLTSPPLEKPILEVRNLVTRFAVRTGILGRVTSRVHAVEDVSFDLKAGETLALVGESGCGKSTTGRSVLRLVEPVSGTIKVDGEDVRAMPRKRLTSARRQMQMIFQDPFSSLNPRMRIGEAIAEPMIAHGIAKKRAAHERAIDLLEKVGLKPDMASRFPHEFSGGQRQRISIARALTLNPSLIVADEAVSALDVSIKAQVVNLMLELQERLNIGYLFISHDMAVVERVSHRVAVMYLGEIVEIGTRAQIFGNPQHDYTKRLLDAVPVADPHRRQQRKLRTGTEIGSAVHPVDYVPVKAIYREAAPGHLVKQN from the coding sequence GTGTCCATTCTCACCGTGGAAAACCTCACGACTTCCTTTAGACGAAACGGTGTATGGACGCCGGTCGTCAATGATGTGAGCTTCGCTGTCGATGCTGGTGAAACGGTGGCAATCGTGGGCGAGTCCGGTTCCGGCAAAAGCGTCACGGCCATGTCGATCATGCGGCTGCTGCCGGAAAAGAATTCGCGCGTGAGCGGCAGCATCAAACTCGATGGCCGCGAGCTTTTGACGCTTCCTGAAAAAGACATGCAGGATATTCGCGGCAATCAGATTGCCATGATTTTTCAGGAGCCAATGACGTCGCTCAATCCGGTCATGACCGTGGGAAGGCAGATTGCCGAAGCCATGCGGCGGCATCGGCAGATAGGCATGAGCGCAGCGAAGGCGGAGACGATCAAGCTTCTCGATCGTGTTCGTATTCCCTCATCGACCAAGCGTTTCGATGAATATCCGCACGAACTCTCCGGCGGCACGCTACAACGCGTCATGATCGCCATGGCGCTTTCCTGCCGGCCCAAACTGTTGATTGCCGACGAGCCGACAACCGCGCTCGACGTGACGGTTCAGGCCGAAATTCTGCAACTGATCAAGTCGTTGCAGGACGAAGAGAATATGGGCGTGTTGTTCATCACGCACGACATGGGCGTCGTTGCCGAAATCGCGGATCGCACGCTGGTCATGTTCCGCTCCAGAGCGCTGGAGGCAGGGCCGACCGAGGAGATTTTCGACCACCCCGCCAATGGTTACACTCGCGCGCTGCTTTCCGCCGTTCCGAAGCTGGGCTCAATGGCAGATCATGCGCAGCCCGCCACCTTCCCGCTTGTCGATGTCGAAACCGGTCAGGTGATCCCGGAAAAGCTGACCTCACCGCCGCTCGAAAAGCCTATCCTCGAGGTTCGTAATCTCGTCACGCGCTTTGCGGTCAGAACGGGAATCCTCGGGCGCGTCACGTCTCGCGTCCACGCTGTTGAGGATGTATCGTTCGACTTGAAAGCTGGCGAGACACTGGCACTGGTGGGTGAATCTGGCTGCGGCAAGTCCACCACGGGCCGCTCGGTTCTGCGACTTGTGGAGCCCGTCAGCGGCACGATCAAGGTGGACGGCGAGGACGTGAGAGCGATGCCGCGAAAGCGCCTGACGAGTGCCCGCCGACAGATGCAGATGATTTTTCAGGACCCGTTTTCAAGCCTCAATCCGCGCATGCGCATTGGTGAAGCAATTGCCGAACCGATGATAGCCCATGGTATCGCCAAGAAGCGCGCGGCGCATGAGAGGGCAATCGACCTTTTGGAAAAGGTTGGGCTGAAGCCGGATATGGCAAGCCGCTTTCCGCACGAATTCTCCGGCGGTCAACGTCAACGCATCAGCATTGCCCGCGCGCTAACTCTCAATCCTAGCCTCATCGTGGCGGATGAGGCGGTTTCGGCACTTGATGTCTCCATCAAGGCGCAGGTCGTGAACCTGATGCTGGAACTTCAGGAAAGGTTGAACATCGGCTACCTCTTCATCTCCCATGACATGGCCGTCGTGGAACGCGTCAGCCACCGGGTGGCAGTCATGTATCTGGGAGAAATCGTGGAGATCGGAACACGCGCGCAGATTTTCGGCAATCCGCAGCATGATTACACCAAGCGGCTATTGGATGCCGTGCCCGTCGCCGATCCGCATAGACGCCAGCAACGCAAGCTGCGGACCGGAACGGAAATCGGCAGCGCGGTTCACCCGGTGGATTATGTGCCGGTGAAGGCCATCTATCGCGAGGCAGCGCCGGGGCATCTGGTCAAGCAGAACTAA
- a CDS encoding GntR family transcriptional regulator: MNISEKSAPQDKRAKSLTEQAYVTLRERIIIGELAPGAEVSEPELAEQLQMSKTPVREALGRLCVEGFMEAFPRRGYRVSPVTLKDVNDLFAIRGVLEGTATALAAQNLTDEELDALDQLAQANYVVGEDVSTKTFVTSNELFHAAIARGSRNSRLASLVISHLEECARFFYMGTRVRDLNPETEADHLRIVEFLRKRDGENARQAMLDHNENTRKGLLDALISNSQVRLTL; this comes from the coding sequence TTGAACATTTCTGAAAAGTCTGCCCCTCAGGACAAGCGGGCGAAATCGCTGACCGAGCAGGCTTATGTCACACTGCGCGAGCGCATCATCATCGGTGAACTGGCTCCGGGAGCGGAAGTGTCCGAGCCGGAGCTTGCCGAGCAGCTTCAGATGAGCAAGACGCCCGTGCGGGAAGCGCTGGGACGTCTGTGCGTCGAAGGCTTCATGGAAGCTTTCCCCAGACGCGGTTACCGCGTTTCGCCGGTAACGTTGAAGGACGTCAACGATCTCTTCGCAATACGCGGTGTGCTGGAAGGCACGGCCACCGCTCTTGCCGCGCAGAACCTGACGGATGAGGAACTGGACGCGCTCGATCAACTGGCGCAGGCGAATTACGTCGTCGGTGAGGATGTCAGCACCAAAACCTTCGTCACATCCAACGAGTTGTTCCACGCCGCCATCGCGCGCGGATCACGCAATTCGCGTCTGGCCTCGCTGGTCATCAGCCATCTCGAAGAATGCGCACGCTTCTTCTATATGGGAACGCGCGTGCGCGATCTTAACCCGGAAACGGAAGCGGACCATCTGCGCATCGTCGAATTCCTGCGCAAGCGCGATGGCGAAAACGCACGACAAGCCATGCTTGACCACAATGAAAACACGCGCAAAGGCCTGCTGGATGCGCTGATTTCCAACTCCCAGGTCAGGCTGACGCTTTAA
- a CDS encoding aspartate/glutamate racemase family protein → MSEILIINPNSSKAVTQSMEACLEPIRANASHGIQCVELAKSPPGIETDDHVTQVIPNIIEAVSASQADAFVLACFSDPGIAQVRKRVDRPVYGIAESAYLAAHALGERFGIISLGQSSIDRHLRYLKALRLDQRLAGDRSIDRTVSQLMAGNVVDIVSQTARLLRDEDGADVVILGCAGLGGYRDALQQSLGIPVIDPVQAGATLALTHLDLAYGRTRR, encoded by the coding sequence GTGTCAGAAATCCTCATCATCAATCCGAACAGCTCGAAGGCCGTCACGCAATCGATGGAAGCGTGTCTTGAGCCGATACGCGCCAATGCGTCTCACGGCATTCAGTGCGTCGAGCTTGCGAAATCGCCGCCCGGCATCGAAACCGACGATCATGTCACGCAGGTGATTCCGAACATTATCGAGGCGGTGTCAGCATCTCAGGCGGATGCATTCGTGCTGGCCTGCTTCTCCGATCCGGGCATTGCGCAGGTCCGCAAGCGCGTTGATCGCCCGGTCTACGGTATCGCTGAGTCGGCTTATCTGGCGGCACATGCACTGGGTGAGCGTTTCGGTATCATCTCGCTTGGCCAGTCCTCTATCGACCGGCACCTCCGTTATCTAAAGGCGCTCAGGCTGGATCAGAGACTGGCGGGCGACCGCTCCATCGACAGGACCGTCAGCCAGCTTATGGCCGGAAACGTGGTCGATATCGTATCGCAAACAGCGCGCCTGCTGCGGGATGAAGACGGTGCCGATGTCGTCATTCTCGGCTGCGCCGGTCTCGGCGGCTATCGTGACGCTCTACAGCAGAGCCTCGGAATTCCAGTCATCGACCCGGTCCAAGCCGGCGCGACACTTGCTCTCACCCACCTCGATTTGGCATATGGAAGGACAAGACGATGA
- a CDS encoding dihydroorotase: MSFDLIVRGTAVLPEGPLENAWIGISDGKIKAIGSGEAPLSAEVFDAGDDLIIPGVVDGQTHACSYGGLPGIRSTTRSAIAGGITTIVDMPYDNPAPLNTVERLNDKVAAIREHAHANVALYGTIIPEQSTDDIKPLIEGGVVAFKISTFESSPTRFPRIAAQQILATFQALSDTVIPLGVHNEDQEIVRAHIAAAKAAGRDGIEAHSESRPPAAELAATAQFLELGAAAGAHAHIVHLTTARGFQLVDNYLADGFAATGELCVHYLWFDPDKDGAELGAKMKVNPPIRPGQIDALWEEIVAGRVAFVSSDHSSWPIDNKLTPSIFEAGAGVPGLETLLPAFYTAAEARGLDAPQMTVEQLCERPARFFGLWPEKGAIRVGGDADLAILSRHQNIWDSSKAHDELNWSPFDGREFSVKVVRTYLSGQLAWDGADVLNQPGSGQYVRRGQSNWFE, from the coding sequence ATGAGTTTCGACCTGATCGTCCGCGGTACTGCGGTACTGCCTGAAGGCCCCTTGGAAAACGCCTGGATCGGCATCAGCGATGGCAAGATCAAAGCCATCGGCAGCGGCGAGGCACCCCTATCCGCCGAGGTTTTCGATGCGGGCGATGACCTGATCATTCCCGGTGTCGTGGATGGCCAGACCCACGCCTGTTCCTACGGCGGACTGCCCGGCATTCGCTCCACGACGCGCTCGGCAATAGCGGGCGGCATCACCACCATTGTAGACATGCCCTATGACAACCCCGCCCCCCTCAACACGGTCGAACGGCTGAACGACAAGGTTGCCGCGATACGGGAACATGCGCATGCCAATGTCGCGCTGTATGGCACGATCATTCCCGAGCAGAGCACCGACGACATCAAGCCGCTGATCGAGGGAGGCGTGGTCGCCTTCAAGATTTCGACATTCGAGAGCAGCCCGACGCGTTTTCCGCGCATCGCCGCACAGCAGATCCTTGCGACATTTCAGGCGCTTTCCGACACGGTTATTCCGCTCGGCGTGCATAATGAGGATCAGGAAATCGTTCGCGCCCACATAGCTGCGGCAAAAGCTGCCGGTCGCGATGGTATCGAAGCCCATTCGGAAAGCCGTCCACCGGCTGCGGAACTGGCGGCAACGGCGCAGTTTCTTGAACTGGGTGCCGCCGCTGGCGCTCATGCCCACATCGTTCACCTGACTACCGCGCGCGGCTTCCAGCTGGTCGATAATTATCTGGCCGATGGCTTTGCCGCGACCGGCGAATTATGCGTCCACTATCTCTGGTTCGATCCCGATAAGGACGGAGCCGAGCTTGGCGCCAAAATGAAGGTCAACCCTCCCATTCGCCCGGGCCAGATCGACGCACTATGGGAAGAAATCGTCGCGGGTCGCGTCGCCTTCGTTAGTTCGGATCATTCCAGCTGGCCAATCGACAACAAGTTAACGCCGTCCATCTTTGAAGCAGGTGCAGGCGTGCCCGGCCTCGAGACGCTTCTACCTGCCTTTTATACGGCCGCCGAAGCGCGCGGATTGGATGCACCGCAGATGACGGTCGAGCAGCTTTGCGAACGCCCCGCCCGCTTCTTCGGTCTCTGGCCGGAGAAAGGCGCGATCCGCGTTGGCGGCGATGCCGATCTTGCTATTCTGTCGCGTCACCAGAACATCTGGGACTCCTCCAAGGCTCATGACGAGTTGAACTGGAGCCCGTTCGATGGCCGCGAATTCTCGGTCAAGGTCGTGCGCACCTACCTTTCCGGCCAGCTGGCCTGGGATGGTGCCGACGTTCTCAATCAGCCAGGCTCGGGCCAATATGTCCGCCGTGGCCAATCCAACTGGTTCGAATAG
- a CDS encoding dihydrodipicolinate synthase family protein: protein MSHINSSTKGVFVIAVTPFNEDGSLDNASVDRMVDFYYEKGADGLTILGMMGEAPKLTQAESIEVARQTIKRSGDKPVVVGVSAPGLAAIGELTKAVMDLGAAGVMVAPPSSLKTDEQIIGYYRNVVETVGTDVPVVLQDFPLSTGVQISSKTLGTILEAHPSIVMVKHEDWPGLQKITDLRQAEANGRRRTSILCGNAGVFLTEELQRGADGAMTGFPYPEMMVGVCRLSQEGRFDDAQDLFDAYLPLMRYEQQPGLGLAVRKYILMKRGAIASAAQRRPGTALSRLATAEVEKLMERQTKKLELLN, encoded by the coding sequence ATGTCTCACATCAATTCTTCGACCAAAGGCGTCTTCGTCATTGCTGTCACGCCGTTCAACGAGGACGGCTCGCTAGATAATGCCAGCGTCGACCGGATGGTGGATTTCTATTACGAAAAGGGCGCGGACGGGCTGACGATCCTCGGCATGATGGGTGAAGCACCGAAGCTCACGCAGGCGGAATCCATCGAAGTCGCACGCCAGACGATCAAGCGCTCCGGAGACAAGCCGGTTGTCGTGGGCGTATCGGCACCCGGTCTCGCCGCCATTGGCGAGTTGACGAAGGCCGTCATGGATCTGGGTGCGGCGGGCGTGATGGTTGCACCTCCGTCTTCGCTCAAAACGGATGAGCAGATCATCGGCTATTATCGCAACGTCGTGGAAACGGTCGGCACCGATGTTCCGGTGGTGCTTCAGGACTTCCCGCTTTCGACAGGCGTGCAGATTTCATCGAAAACGCTCGGGACAATCCTCGAAGCGCACCCGAGCATCGTCATGGTAAAGCACGAGGACTGGCCGGGCCTTCAGAAGATCACCGATCTTCGCCAGGCCGAAGCCAATGGACGCCGCCGTACATCGATCCTCTGCGGCAATGCCGGGGTGTTCCTGACCGAAGAACTGCAGCGCGGAGCAGACGGTGCGATGACCGGCTTCCCCTACCCGGAAATGATGGTCGGCGTCTGCCGCCTGAGCCAAGAAGGACGCTTTGACGACGCGCAGGATCTGTTCGACGCCTATCTGCCGCTGATGCGTTACGAGCAGCAGCCGGGGCTTGGGCTTGCTGTGCGCAAATACATTCTCATGAAACGCGGCGCCATCGCGAGTGCCGCGCAGCGCCGCCCCGGAACCGCACTAAGCAGGCTTGCCACGGCTGAAGTTGAAAAGCTGATGGAGCGCCAGACTAAAAAACTGGAGTTGTTGAACTGA
- a CDS encoding SDR family oxidoreductase — MDLGISGKSALVLGASRGLGAAIAASLTAEGVKVYAAARNAGNIEKSDNIIPLTVDLSDKASVSALIDTLRQKGGVDILVNNSGGPKAGPAVGQSADAWVSAFETMATSIFTITDAMLEGMISRKWGRIITVGSSGVEQPIPNLALSNGVRAAVAGWSKTLAAEVAQHGITVNMILPGRIDTDRVRELDGIKAKNTGADIESVQEASKKDIPIGRYGKPEEFAAVATFLASAKASYVTGSSIRVDGGMIKGL, encoded by the coding sequence ATGGATCTCGGAATTTCTGGAAAATCCGCACTCGTTCTCGGCGCAAGCCGTGGCCTGGGCGCGGCGATTGCCGCCAGCCTTACCGCTGAAGGCGTGAAAGTCTATGCTGCCGCCCGCAATGCAGGAAACATCGAAAAATCGGACAACATCATTCCGCTTACGGTGGACCTCTCGGACAAGGCATCCGTCAGTGCATTGATCGACACACTGCGCCAAAAGGGCGGCGTCGATATCCTTGTCAACAACAGCGGTGGTCCGAAGGCCGGTCCCGCCGTTGGTCAGAGCGCGGACGCTTGGGTCTCCGCGTTCGAGACGATGGCAACGTCCATTTTCACGATCACCGATGCGATGCTCGAAGGCATGATTTCGCGCAAATGGGGGCGTATCATAACTGTCGGCTCATCCGGCGTTGAACAGCCCATTCCTAATCTTGCGCTTTCCAACGGCGTGCGCGCAGCCGTCGCAGGCTGGTCGAAGACGCTTGCCGCCGAGGTCGCTCAGCATGGGATTACGGTCAACATGATCCTGCCGGGACGCATCGACACGGATCGTGTTCGCGAGCTCGATGGCATCAAGGCGAAGAACACGGGTGCCGATATCGAATCGGTGCAGGAAGCCTCCAAAAAAGACATTCCCATCGGTCGTTATGGCAAACCAGAAGAATTTGCGGCAGTCGCGACTTTTCTCGCCAGCGCGAAGGCCAGCTATGTTACGGGCTCATCCATCCGCGTGGATGGAGGGATGATCAAGGGACTTTGA